One genomic window of Desulfuromonas sp. TF includes the following:
- a CDS encoding sulfite exporter TauE/SafE family protein, translating to MGTMGEFKSASQLAAPGIFRQRRMRIWCWTISGLLLLVGLKAVFPDWRFIPDLPGDQLPASFLLLFLSAHLCEYVDSSLGMGYGTTLTPILLLVGYEPLQVVPCILLSELVTGLSAGVMHQRDGNVDFVKDRHARNTAILLSGLSLAGAIGAVVLSVNVSKALLNSIIAAIILSAGLAILASVRRRFRYRPGFILLLGAVAAFNKGVSGGGYGPLTTSGQVVSGLSPKQAVAITSLAESFTCLVGLTGYLLVQGALDPSLALPLTLGGVLSVPMSTWTVRRVSERAMKMGVGCATLLLGMFLLARTL from the coding sequence ATGGGGACTATGGGAGAGTTCAAATCGGCTTCTCAATTGGCGGCGCCAGGCATTTTTCGTCAGCGCCGGATGCGGATCTGGTGCTGGACCATCTCGGGGCTGCTTCTTCTCGTTGGCCTCAAGGCAGTTTTCCCTGACTGGCGGTTTATTCCCGACCTTCCTGGGGACCAGCTCCCAGCGTCCTTTCTGCTGCTCTTTCTTTCGGCGCATCTTTGCGAATACGTCGACTCGAGTCTCGGCATGGGCTACGGGACGACTCTCACACCGATCCTTCTCCTGGTCGGCTACGAGCCGCTCCAGGTGGTCCCCTGCATATTGTTGAGCGAGCTGGTCACCGGGCTCTCGGCAGGGGTGATGCATCAGAGGGATGGGAACGTCGATTTCGTCAAGGATCGCCATGCCCGGAACACGGCCATTCTTTTGTCAGGGCTGAGCCTCGCTGGCGCCATCGGGGCGGTCGTCTTATCCGTGAATGTGTCGAAAGCCTTGCTCAATTCGATTATCGCAGCCATTATCCTGTCCGCCGGCCTGGCCATTCTCGCCTCTGTCCGCCGGAGGTTCCGCTATCGCCCGGGCTTTATCCTCCTTTTGGGAGCCGTCGCCGCCTTCAACAAGGGGGTAAGCGGGGGAGGATACGGACCTTTGACGACTTCAGGGCAGGTGGTCTCGGGTTTGTCGCCGAAGCAGGCGGTGGCCATTACCTCGCTGGCCGAATCGTTTACCTGCCTGGTGGGGTTGACCGGATATCTCCTGGTCCAAGGCGCTCTGGATCCGAGTCTGGCGCTGCCGCTGACTTTGGGGGGGGTGCTGTCGGTCCCGATGTCGACCTGGACGGTGCGGCGGGTTTCGGAACGGGCCATGAAAATGGGGGTCGGCTGCGCAACACTCCTCCTGGGGATGTTCCTTCTGGCCAGGACGCTGTAG
- a CDS encoding sigma-54-dependent Fis family transcriptional regulator, protein MQSFQLTVLEIWRLACSHAEFSEAVRLSVPVLARPFPIDTVLVRSIDRADSRIVTAGSGSLTLSSRIAPLRFTCNPQQVGHLLDWGSKAIPWEADAGATRSGLPGILPDDFNGTVLAGPLNHNREMLGALVLASTLSQPFEPRHHRMLEALLEPFSIALFNSRHLHELTMIREAAEASNLSLLSKLGRQDISDSIIGSETGLRKVVKAIEQVSRSDAPVLLLGETGSGKEVAARAIHNHSRRRAGPFLRVNCGAIPSELVDSQLFGHERGSFTGATGSHKGWFERADGGTLFLDEIGELPPAAQVRLLRILQDGTFERVGGQKQLNVDVRVVAATHLDLREMVRRGDFRDDLWYRIAVFPLVIPPLRERTEDIPALAAHFALRAAKRLGAPPLTPSDSDIRRLVAYPWPGNIRELAAVIERAVILGNKNGLAVDQALGIEGSMGPRDFPSCAEAAPSRPGTRPFPSLDEIMRKHIEAALMQSRGRVEGPDGAARLLEINPHTLRARMRKLGIQWAGFRTK, encoded by the coding sequence ATGCAGAGTTTTCAACTGACCGTCCTGGAGATCTGGCGCCTCGCCTGCAGCCATGCTGAATTCTCCGAAGCCGTCAGGCTGAGCGTTCCTGTGCTGGCCCGGCCGTTTCCGATCGATACGGTTCTGGTGCGCAGCATCGACCGGGCAGACTCCCGGATCGTGACGGCGGGTTCTGGAAGCCTCACCCTCAGCAGTCGAATCGCCCCTCTCAGATTCACCTGCAATCCTCAGCAGGTTGGGCATCTTCTGGACTGGGGCTCCAAAGCAATTCCCTGGGAAGCCGATGCCGGCGCGACCAGGAGCGGCCTGCCTGGAATCCTGCCCGATGATTTCAATGGAACGGTTCTAGCCGGCCCTCTCAACCACAATCGAGAGATGCTCGGCGCCCTGGTCCTTGCCTCCACTCTCTCCCAACCTTTCGAACCCCGGCACCACCGTATGCTGGAAGCCCTTCTCGAACCCTTTTCGATCGCACTTTTCAACAGCAGACACCTCCACGAACTGACAATGATCAGAGAGGCCGCCGAGGCCAGCAATCTCTCCCTGCTCTCGAAACTGGGACGCCAGGACATCAGCGATTCAATCATCGGCTCGGAAACGGGGCTTCGGAAGGTGGTCAAAGCCATCGAGCAGGTGAGCCGCTCGGATGCGCCGGTGCTCCTGCTCGGCGAAACAGGTTCCGGGAAAGAGGTGGCCGCCCGGGCCATCCATAATCACTCGCGGAGACGGGCGGGGCCATTTTTACGGGTGAACTGCGGGGCGATTCCATCCGAATTGGTCGACTCGCAGCTTTTTGGTCATGAGCGGGGCAGTTTTACCGGTGCGACGGGAAGTCACAAGGGATGGTTTGAACGAGCAGATGGGGGGACGCTTTTTCTGGATGAGATCGGAGAGCTGCCGCCGGCGGCCCAGGTGAGGCTGTTACGGATTCTTCAGGACGGGACCTTCGAACGGGTTGGTGGTCAGAAGCAGCTCAACGTCGACGTGCGGGTTGTGGCGGCCACTCACCTCGACCTGAGAGAGATGGTGAGACGAGGAGATTTCAGAGATGACCTCTGGTACCGCATCGCGGTCTTTCCGCTCGTGATTCCTCCCCTGCGCGAAAGAACTGAGGACATCCCCGCACTGGCAGCTCATTTTGCTCTGCGCGCGGCGAAACGCCTGGGAGCGCCCCCGCTGACACCCTCTGACAGCGACATCCGGCGCCTCGTGGCCTATCCCTGGCCGGGGAATATCCGAGAACTGGCCGCGGTCATCGAGCGGGCAGTCATCCTGGGGAATAAGAATGGCCTCGCGGTGGACCAGGCTCTGGGGATAGAAGGGTCCATGGGGCCACGGGACTTTCCTTCGTGTGCCGAGGCGGCGCCCTCCCGGCCGGGAACAAGACCATTTCCGAGCCTGGATGAGATCATGCGAAAACACATCGAAGCAGCCCTCATGCAATCAAGGGGTCGTGTTGAAGGCCCTGATGGCGCCGCTCGTCTCCTCGAGATCAATCCACACACCTTGCGGGCACGCATGCGCAAGCTCGGCATTCAATGGGCCGGCTTCCGGACGAAATGA